In the genome of Verrucomicrobiota bacterium, one region contains:
- a CDS encoding ABC transporter ATP-binding protein — protein MKTDVTRKTALRFEKVCHRYGKPRSVNEVSFEVKTGEIICLLGPSGCGKTTLLRLASGLEAPESGEIYLNDLLVADSAHVSPPEDRSISLVFQDYALFPHLTVGKNVAFGLSSATPSERQKRVEEVLGLVGLGALKDRYPHTLSGGQQQRVALARALAIKPSVMLMDEPFSNLDTTLRFAIREETRQVLKNENTATLLVTHDGEEASHLADRILLLDHGEIVQTGTPEDFFFSPSTAFSARFFGETTSVEGHSKKGTLVSPLGEWTVSQDLSDGPVEIVVRHQAFQFQEPGEDAALFHSFATTIIESRIVGGKRVVEFASDKDPSALQTYHAFQPPTENFEKGMQGTCWIDKRLVFVFERSSR, from the coding sequence ATGAAGACGGACGTTACCCGGAAAACCGCCCTTCGCTTCGAGAAGGTCTGCCACCGCTACGGAAAACCACGCAGTGTAAACGAGGTTTCCTTTGAGGTGAAAACCGGTGAGATCATTTGCCTACTCGGTCCATCCGGTTGTGGAAAGACGACCCTTCTTCGCTTGGCCAGCGGATTGGAGGCTCCGGAGTCGGGCGAGATCTATCTCAACGACCTACTCGTTGCCGATAGTGCCCATGTCTCTCCACCGGAAGACCGGTCCATTTCGCTGGTCTTTCAGGACTACGCGCTTTTTCCCCACCTGACTGTCGGAAAGAACGTCGCTTTTGGTCTCTCATCCGCTACACCCTCCGAGAGACAGAAGCGTGTCGAAGAAGTGCTCGGCCTTGTGGGACTGGGCGCTCTCAAAGACCGCTATCCGCATACCCTCAGCGGCGGTCAACAACAGCGAGTAGCGCTTGCCAGAGCCCTTGCGATCAAGCCTTCGGTGATGCTGATGGATGAGCCATTCTCAAACCTCGACACCACCCTTCGCTTCGCTATTCGCGAAGAAACCAGACAGGTATTGAAAAACGAAAACACGGCCACTCTTCTGGTCACCCATGATGGTGAAGAAGCGTCTCACCTCGCAGACCGGATTCTCCTGCTCGACCACGGGGAGATTGTTCAGACCGGCACGCCCGAAGATTTCTTCTTCTCACCCTCGACTGCCTTTTCCGCCCGTTTTTTTGGGGAAACGACTTCAGTAGAAGGTCATTCGAAAAAGGGAACCCTAGTCAGTCCGTTGGGCGAATGGACTGTTTCCCAAGACTTATCCGATGGTCCTGTCGAAATCGTTGTTCGCCATCAGGCGTTCCAATTTCAAGAGCCTGGAGAAGATGCGGCCCTGTTCCATTCTTTTGCGACGACCATCATCGAATCACGGATAGTCGGCGGCAAACGAGTGGTCGAGTTCGCTTCGGACAAAGATCCTTCGGCCTTGCAGACTTACCATGCTTTCCAACCGCCAACGGAAAACTTCGAAAAAGGGATGCAGGGAACCTGCTGGATCGATAAACGGCTGGTCTTCGTCTTTGAGAGGAGTTCGCGCTAG
- a CDS encoding flavodoxin family protein, translated as MKSPIHILYATGNGNSRRLAKKLEQELNGEGFDAQKTNLSDLTADQLDEMQFTVWLISTWGEGDPPPDSDPFFQQLASREKPLDHLVYSMVGLGDSCFTHYCGASVTLEEHLLRLGARQAMPSEKLDAFFMPGFREWKGRFLAMLHSKQTTLSIKDQHQTLG; from the coding sequence ATGAAATCCCCGATCCACATTCTCTACGCAACGGGAAACGGGAACTCCCGGCGGCTGGCAAAGAAACTGGAACAGGAACTCAACGGAGAAGGATTTGACGCGCAAAAGACCAATCTCTCCGACTTGACAGCCGATCAGCTAGACGAGATGCAATTCACCGTCTGGCTCATCAGCACTTGGGGCGAAGGAGATCCGCCTCCGGATTCTGATCCGTTTTTCCAACAGCTCGCCAGTCGGGAAAAACCGCTGGATCACCTCGTGTATTCCATGGTCGGGCTGGGGGATTCCTGCTTTACCCATTACTGCGGCGCCAGCGTAACCCTTGAGGAGCACCTACTCCGACTCGGTGCCCGCCAAGCAATGCCCAGTGAGAAACTGGATGCTTTCTTCATGCCAGGCTTCCGGGAGTGGAAGGGAAGATTTCTTGCGATGCTCCATAGTAAGCAGACCACTCTTAGTATAAAAGATCAGCATCAAACACTAGGCTGA
- a CDS encoding peptide ABC transporter substrate-binding protein, producing the protein MWPANHLADEEKRRSSFHKRPFFRLLVLALASSFLCSCDQGSLDSSETKQILRRGNGSELQSLDPHVITGVPESRVVRALFEGLVALDPVTLEPIPAAAREWVVSADGTQYEFFLAPDRKWSNGDPVVADDFKDSIQRILTVELGAGYASQLFVLLNAKEYFEGEISDFDLVGVEAPDEHTLKITLKAPTPFFLSLLVNPAWFPVHRKSIETFGEWTSRNAEWAKPGNLVSNGPYRLAKWKLNDYLSVDRNPFYPVEENFPLDEIVFFPIPNIFTEERAFLDDLIDITSIVSPQRIQYYLESDSPEVLSVEPDLGVYYLLLNTLEPPLNDPRVREALSLTIDRTAISRDIRRRGERPARHFTPVGIGAYESPSVIEEDVIHAKALLAEAGYGPDNPLPPIEFLFNTSETHRPIAEAIQSFWKERLGITITLVNKEWKTYLADRTNRDFKIARAGWLGDYLDPDTFLGLWTTESTNNFSGWSNPEFDRLMAEAGKLPSGKKRYQLLADAEEILLEELPLIPIFFYNRAYLISPRVKNWPSNILGYTNYSGISMEGPQK; encoded by the coding sequence ATGTGGCCAGCCAACCATCTTGCCGACGAGGAGAAACGCCGAAGTTCGTTTCACAAAAGACCTTTTTTCCGCCTACTCGTTCTGGCACTGGCATCGTCCTTTCTTTGTTCTTGCGACCAAGGATCCTTAGATTCAAGCGAGACCAAACAAATTCTCCGCCGGGGCAATGGTTCCGAACTCCAGAGTCTAGACCCTCATGTCATCACTGGTGTTCCGGAAAGTCGCGTCGTTCGCGCTCTCTTCGAAGGTCTGGTAGCCCTCGATCCCGTCACCCTCGAACCCATTCCGGCCGCGGCAAGAGAATGGGTAGTTTCGGCAGACGGCACTCAATATGAATTCTTTCTCGCACCCGACCGAAAGTGGTCCAACGGGGATCCGGTTGTCGCGGATGATTTCAAAGACAGCATTCAGCGAATTCTCACTGTCGAACTCGGAGCGGGATACGCATCCCAGCTTTTTGTTCTATTGAACGCGAAGGAATATTTTGAGGGAGAAATCTCGGATTTTGATCTTGTTGGAGTTGAAGCTCCCGATGAACACACTTTGAAAATTACCCTCAAAGCACCGACGCCCTTTTTTCTTTCGCTTCTTGTGAATCCGGCATGGTTTCCCGTCCATCGGAAAAGTATTGAAACGTTCGGAGAATGGACCTCGCGAAATGCCGAGTGGGCGAAGCCCGGGAACCTCGTCTCCAATGGGCCTTACCGCTTGGCCAAATGGAAACTCAACGACTACCTTTCGGTGGACCGGAATCCATTTTACCCGGTTGAAGAGAATTTCCCTCTCGATGAGATCGTTTTCTTTCCCATCCCCAATATCTTCACCGAAGAGCGCGCCTTCCTCGACGACCTGATCGACATCACCTCAATCGTTTCTCCCCAGAGAATTCAATACTACCTCGAAAGCGATAGTCCCGAAGTGCTCTCAGTTGAACCGGATCTCGGCGTCTACTACCTACTCCTCAACACGCTTGAGCCGCCACTCAACGATCCCCGCGTGAGAGAAGCACTTAGCCTTACCATCGACCGGACCGCGATCAGTCGGGATATCCGCCGCCGAGGCGAGAGACCGGCACGCCATTTTACACCAGTCGGAATTGGTGCCTACGAGTCACCGTCAGTCATTGAAGAAGATGTGATTCATGCGAAGGCACTTTTGGCAGAAGCGGGTTACGGACCAGACAATCCGTTACCGCCGATCGAGTTCCTCTTCAACACCTCGGAGACCCATCGACCCATCGCTGAGGCGATTCAGTCCTTCTGGAAAGAACGCCTCGGCATCACGATCACCTTGGTCAACAAGGAATGGAAAACCTACCTTGCCGACCGGACCAACCGTGATTTCAAAATCGCTCGTGCTGGATGGTTGGGAGACTATCTCGATCCAGATACCTTTTTAGGCTTATGGACCACTGAATCGACCAACAACTTCAGTGGGTGGAGCAATCCGGAGTTCGATCGACTAATGGCGGAGGCAGGAAAGTTACCTTCCGGGAAAAAGCGATATCAACTCTTGGCAGATGCCGAGGAGATCCTACTTGAGGAACTGCCGCTGATCCCGATCTTCTTTTACAACCGTGCCTACCTGATTTCTCCCAGAGTCAAAAACTGGCCTTCCAACATCCTCGGCTACACCAACTATTCGGGAATCTCGATGGAAGGTCCTCAAAAATGA
- a CDS encoding chloride channel protein, protein MRAFPNWLRLRFNDAQRYLILCGIAGLICGLVAVGFHFAIEWVFHGVLALRENFGEGTAFLVLLFSPAIGGLFAGIIVTYIAPQAVGSGIPQVKQAYHNDFGTIRLRDGVWRFIAGTISIGSGNSLGREGPTVHICSAVASALGRYFGLARRRIQAMVPVGMGAGIAAAFNTPISAITFVFEELLGDFSSKALGAILVAVVVSAVVSRTLLGEHPIFNVGGLDDFQLSWWMLMCIPLGIAAAFLGHAFLEILLRVRGRMRDAKRFPRILRPVCGGLIVGIIGSTILILTGRLGVFSIGYEDLEGSLQGILTWEILLLLFFGKLVATALCYAMGGSGGLFAPTLFLGVMLGGAFGTGAVEVFNLEFYVAAGCAFLGMGAFFAAVIRCPLTSILIVFEMTQNYSLILPLMVGNLIAYLISTRLRAVPIYDALLIQDQVSLKRMPSYQGEQDWRNLPVSTIMTHDPVFLRNADALQSAYQEAGEHQHHAYPVLGEAEELVGVITHHEIGEALDHGEERTISDLLKEKRIVSVFPDHSIRDVANTLVVEDVMQVPVVSRKNPTKLLGIVTLHDVARQQNAIDNSLAR, encoded by the coding sequence ATGAGGGCTTTTCCCAATTGGTTACGTCTCCGTTTTAACGATGCCCAGAGATACCTGATCCTCTGCGGGATTGCTGGGTTGATTTGTGGGTTGGTTGCCGTCGGCTTTCACTTTGCCATAGAGTGGGTGTTTCACGGCGTCCTCGCCCTGCGCGAAAACTTTGGGGAGGGAACTGCTTTCTTGGTTCTCCTATTTTCGCCGGCCATTGGAGGACTGTTTGCCGGAATCATCGTAACCTACATCGCCCCGCAGGCGGTAGGCAGTGGTATTCCGCAGGTGAAACAGGCCTACCACAATGACTTTGGCACGATCCGTTTGCGCGATGGAGTCTGGCGGTTTATCGCAGGTACGATTTCGATCGGCTCAGGCAACAGTCTCGGGCGCGAAGGTCCTACGGTTCATATCTGTAGTGCGGTAGCATCGGCCCTTGGGCGTTACTTCGGTTTAGCACGCAGGCGGATTCAGGCGATGGTTCCGGTCGGTATGGGCGCAGGGATAGCCGCCGCATTCAATACCCCGATATCGGCAATCACCTTCGTTTTTGAGGAGTTGTTGGGGGACTTTAGTAGCAAGGCTCTGGGAGCAATCCTCGTGGCGGTTGTGGTGTCGGCTGTCGTGTCTCGCACCCTACTGGGAGAGCATCCTATATTTAACGTAGGTGGCTTAGATGATTTTCAGCTTTCTTGGTGGATGTTGATGTGTATCCCCCTTGGTATTGCTGCCGCGTTTCTTGGGCACGCCTTTTTAGAGATACTGCTAAGGGTCCGGGGAAGGATGAGGGATGCGAAGCGATTCCCGAGGATCCTTCGTCCAGTTTGTGGAGGTTTGATCGTTGGGATTATTGGTTCAACGATCCTGATCCTAACTGGCCGTCTAGGGGTTTTCAGTATCGGCTATGAGGATCTTGAGGGATCACTTCAGGGAATCCTTACGTGGGAAATTCTCCTTCTCCTCTTTTTTGGTAAGCTGGTGGCCACGGCGCTTTGTTATGCGATGGGAGGAAGTGGTGGCCTTTTTGCGCCGACACTCTTTCTCGGAGTTATGCTCGGAGGTGCTTTTGGTACCGGTGCGGTTGAGGTGTTCAACTTGGAATTCTATGTAGCGGCAGGGTGTGCATTTCTGGGGATGGGAGCTTTTTTTGCGGCGGTGATTCGGTGTCCGCTGACGTCTATTCTGATCGTTTTTGAGATGACGCAGAATTACTCGCTCATTCTTCCGCTGATGGTGGGGAATTTGATCGCTTATCTGATATCTACCCGTCTGAGGGCAGTGCCTATATACGACGCGCTCCTGATCCAGGACCAGGTGAGCTTGAAACGCATGCCATCGTACCAAGGGGAGCAGGATTGGCGTAACCTACCAGTTTCGACGATCATGACGCACGACCCGGTTTTTCTGCGGAATGCGGATGCGTTGCAGTCGGCCTATCAGGAGGCTGGAGAACATCAGCATCACGCCTACCCGGTTCTAGGGGAGGCGGAAGAGCTAGTCGGGGTGATTACCCATCATGAGATCGGAGAGGCTCTCGACCATGGGGAAGAACGCACTATTTCTGATCTTTTGAAGGAAAAACGGATCGTTTCGGTTTTTCCGGACCACTCGATCCGTGATGTAGCGAATACCTTGGTGGTCGAGGATGTGATGCAGGTCCCGGTTGTGTCGCGAAAAAACCCAACCAAACTGCTCGGGATCGTCACTTTGCACGATGTCGCCAGGCAACAGAATGCGATCGATAATTCCCTCGCGAGGTGA
- the hflX gene encoding GTPase HflX: MLVCSQVIEVREKPKLVERAFLVGITSPSQTDEHTNLLLEELDGLVTTLGIEIGGKAIIHLTRPHPKLLIGSGKAEEVIAEARLLGCDVIIFDQELSPSQQRNWEKTADKFLVIDRQEIILDIFGERASTKEARLQIELARMEYSLPRLRRAWTHLGRQRGGVMQRGEGETQLEVDQRLVRKRIQKLRVQLGDVRRHRETQRKRRRSVPVPTGAIVGYTNAGKSSLLNALTDSHVLAEDKLFATLDPTSRKMSLPNGQNLVLTDTVGFVRNLPHRLVEAFKATLEEAVVSDFLLHVLDIRSEELDEHRETTEAVLKELEAIDKPTVLVFNKVDGTDDPSVISYWRSRYPDAFFVSARTGEGLQALKEKMVDLVQSGIRSMKLLIPHSRYDLIHFLHEIGAVNKESYRDEGVLIRGNIPEKQVARVTDYALVGA, from the coding sequence ATGCTAGTCTGCTCCCAAGTGATAGAAGTCAGGGAGAAACCAAAACTCGTTGAACGCGCCTTCCTTGTAGGCATCACCTCCCCCTCTCAGACTGACGAGCATACCAATTTACTCCTCGAAGAATTGGACGGGCTGGTCACCACTCTCGGGATAGAAATTGGAGGGAAGGCGATCATCCATCTGACCCGCCCTCACCCAAAACTCCTCATTGGAAGCGGCAAGGCGGAAGAAGTCATTGCCGAGGCTCGCCTTCTCGGCTGTGACGTAATTATCTTTGATCAAGAGCTCTCGCCATCGCAGCAGCGCAACTGGGAAAAAACCGCTGACAAGTTTCTCGTCATTGATCGTCAGGAAATCATCCTCGACATCTTTGGTGAGCGGGCATCTACCAAAGAAGCCCGTCTTCAGATTGAGCTGGCTCGCATGGAATACAGTCTGCCTCGCCTTCGAAGAGCGTGGACTCACCTCGGCCGGCAAAGGGGCGGAGTCATGCAACGGGGCGAAGGGGAAACTCAACTTGAGGTCGACCAAAGATTGGTTCGCAAGCGGATTCAAAAGCTACGCGTCCAGTTGGGTGACGTCCGGCGCCACCGGGAAACTCAGCGAAAACGCCGTCGATCCGTTCCGGTGCCAACCGGGGCTATTGTGGGCTACACGAACGCTGGAAAATCCTCTCTTCTGAACGCCCTCACCGATTCTCACGTCTTGGCTGAAGACAAGCTCTTTGCGACCCTCGATCCGACAAGTCGTAAAATGTCTCTGCCGAATGGGCAGAACCTCGTCCTTACCGATACGGTTGGATTTGTCCGCAACCTGCCGCACCGTCTCGTTGAAGCATTCAAGGCTACTCTGGAAGAGGCCGTGGTGTCGGATTTTCTGCTTCACGTGCTCGACATCCGGAGCGAGGAACTTGACGAGCACCGAGAAACAACCGAAGCCGTCCTGAAGGAGCTTGAGGCGATCGACAAGCCAACAGTGCTTGTCTTCAACAAGGTTGACGGCACCGATGATCCCTCAGTCATTTCGTATTGGAGAAGTCGATACCCCGACGCATTTTTTGTGAGTGCCCGGACAGGAGAGGGACTGCAGGCATTGAAGGAAAAGATGGTCGATCTCGTGCAATCGGGAATCCGCTCGATGAAACTTCTTATCCCGCATAGCCGGTATGACCTCATTCACTTCTTGCACGAGATTGGCGCAGTCAACAAAGAGTCCTACCGCGATGAAGGCGTGCTGATTCGTGGCAATATTCCTGAGAAACAGGTCGCCCGGGTTACGGACTATGCTCTCGTCGGTGCTTAA